A genomic region of Amphiura filiformis chromosome 6, Afil_fr2py, whole genome shotgun sequence contains the following coding sequences:
- the LOC140155216 gene encoding sodium/potassium/calcium exchanger 4-like isoform X3, with protein sequence MRFSPSCENQRRSGHAIRQTADADFPKCRRRPSARWFIRFSIILGIFFISTTFLASKGQAAFQADDLNGASQYSSGRSLLSAEGGPNGSKEHQLPVYERCDFEEDHYPYAWVVLYAIIVLWFFIALAIICDDFFVPSLEVISEELDLSEDVAGATFMAAGSSAPELFTSIAGVAFQSDVGVGTIVGSAVFNINIIIALTAALAGQVLVLDPRPLIRDSLFYALSIACFIGFAWDGMFEIWEAIIMLVLYAVYIILMKFNTQIMNMTCCKPTDVGPVPLDEEASVDGDEGSHPVVAKKVGESSSTLGSFSNVGPPQKLPPISSQTGPSMQLTRKESLGVPGASGDPHQKHVFHHVKHGELSHHFTHSQVDLRRDLDNCSETGSVRPPTGGRKSRPASAASNRSKMGNNNLANGHTNVAVVGNGNVPNSNHSIQSGEVQRNGVLHKNSSIKTCKDVELGDLESLGGDSYGSQTRLHPPNNNSDFDSGIHSALGPTPVQSFHPSSTDPSNSSASKKHGTDGDQDGKHVDEDKDEEDEPTLRPCWCMPAINMYYPENDIMGETCGCFRLFLKWLLFIISYPFVCMFTWTIPNCGNPKYRKYYVASFGLSVLWIAALSFAMVTLVIRAGCLLKVDHYVMGLVIVAIGTSVPDALSSILVARDGYGDMAVSNALGSNVFDIDLGLGLPYAISIAIRGGAPMMLLNEAEMAMLESGEMVITPHAKFGFILLLILIFTLIIFCAVRFRLNKVVGVTFVSMYVLFIVYAFIQEFVCNYDC encoded by the exons GTGCATCACAGTACAGCTCTGGTCGAAGTCTTCTTTCTGCCGAGGGTGGTCCTAATGGTTCAAAAGAACACCAACTTCCCGTGTATGAGAGATGCGACTTCGAGGAGGATCACTACCCATATGCATGGGTTGTTTTATATGCCATCATAGTACTCTGGTTCTTCATTG CACTTGCCATCATCTGCGATGATTTCTTTGTACCATCATTGGAAGTCATCTCGGAGGAACTCGACCTTTCCGAAGATGTTGCAGGTGCTACTTTCATGGCAGCCGGGTCTTCAGCTCCAGAGCTCTTCACCTCCATCGCCGGAGTGGCGTTTCAGAGTGACGTTGGTGTCGGTACTATTGTCGGTTCGGCGGTCTTCAATATTAACATCATCATTGCACTTACAGCCGCCCTGGCAGGCCAG GTGCTGGTTCTAGACCCTCGGCCGCTGATACGGGACAGTCTTTTCTATGCTCTCTCTATCGCATGTTTCATCGGGTTTGCTTGGGACGGCATGTTTGAGATCTGGGAAGCCATTATAATGCTAGTGCTCTATGCCGTTTACATCATCCTCATGAAATTCAACACACAGATTATGAACATGACATG TTGTAAGCCCACAGACGTAGGACCTGTGCCTCTGGATGAGGAAGCCAGCGTCGATGGGGATGAAGGTTCGCATCCTGTCGTGGCCAAAAAGGTTGGAGAAAGCAGCAGTACGCTGGGATCTTTTTCAAACGTGGGTCCACCACAAAAACTACCGCCCATTTCATCGCAAACAGGACCCAGCATG CAGCTAACAAGGAAGGAGTCTCTAGGTGTCCCAGGCGCCAGCGGCGATCCTCACCAAAAACACGTTTTTCATCATGTTAAACACGGCGAACTTTCACATCACTTT ACACATTCTCAGGTAGATCTCCGGAGAGATTTAGATAACTGCAGTGAAACGGGTAGTGTACGGCCTCCGACTGGTGGTCGAAAGAGTAGACCAGCTTCGGCGGCCAGCAATAGAAGTAAAATGGGCAATAATAATTTGGCTAACGGGCACACCAATGTTGCCGTAGTGGGTAACGGAAATGTACCAAATAGTAATCATTCCATTCAATCGGGCGAAGTGCAAAGAAACGGTGTACTTCACAAAAATAGTTCAATTAAAACATGCAAAGACGTAGAGTTAGGCGATCTAGAGAGCCTCGGGGGCGACAGCTACGGTAGTCAAACTCGACTCCACCCGCCCAATAATAACTCGGATTTTGATTCGGGAATTCACAGTGCTCTAGGTCCTACCCCTGTCCAATCTTTTCATCCTTCTTCCACTGACCCTTCTAATTCCTCTGCCTCTAAGAAACACGGCACAGATGGAGATCAAGATGGCAAGCATGTAGATGAAGACAAGGATGAG gaaGACGAACCGACTTTGAGGCCATGTTGGTGCATGCCAGCCATAAATATGTATTACCCTGAAAATGACATCATGGGTGAAACCTGTGGCTGCTTCCGGTTGTTCCTCAAATGGCTCTTATTCATCATCAGCTATCCGTTTGTCTGTATGTTCACCTGGACCATCCCGAACTGTGGCAATCCAAAGTACCG GAAGTACTATGTCGCATCTTTTGGCCTGTCCGTGCTATGGATTGCTGCCTTGAGTTTTGCCATGGTTACCTTAGTCATCCGTGCGGGCTGTCTCCTTAAAGTTGACCACTACGTCATGGGTCTTGTGATCGTCGCTATTGGCACAAGTGTACCG GATGCACTGAGTTCTATTTTGGTTGCTCGTGATGGTTATGGAGACATGGCCGTGTCGAACGCTCTTGGATCCAACGTATTCGACATCGATCTTGGTCTAGGCTTGCCATATGCTATCAGTATTGCCATCAGAGGCGGCGCACCCATGATGCTCCTCAACGAGGCAGAAATG GCCATGCTTGAAAGTGGGGAGATGGTCATAACACCACACGCCAAATTCGGTTTCATCTTGCTGCTAATTCTCATCTTCACCTTGATCATCTTTTGCGCCGTACGATTCCGACTAAACAAAGTTGTAGGCGTCACATTTGTCTCCATGTACGTTCTATTCATAGTCTATGCATTCATCCAGGAGTTTGTGTGTAATTATGATTGCTAA